From Glycine soja cultivar W05 chromosome 4, ASM419377v2, whole genome shotgun sequence, the proteins below share one genomic window:
- the LOC114408546 gene encoding E3 ubiquitin-protein ligase ATL23-like, which translates to MLDSVLLALFLPCLGMSGVFIVYMCLLWYATTRHHQQPPIDGQPVKPVADKGLSALELEKLPRVTGKELVLGNECAVCLDEIESEQPARLVPGCNHGFHVHCADTWLSKHPLCPVCRTKLDPQIFTSQSPC; encoded by the coding sequence ATGCTCGATTCGGTCCTTCTGGCGCTTTTCTTGCCGTGCCTTGGCATGAGCGGGGTTTTTATCGTCTACATGTGCCTTCTTTGGTACGCCACCACCCGGCACCACCAGCAACCCCCCATCGACGGGCAACCGGTGAAGCCCGTCGCTGACAAGGGTCTATCCGCTCTGGAGTTGGAGAAGCTTCCAAGAGTCACCGGCAAAGAACTCGTCTTGGGCAACGAATGCGCCGTCTGCCTCGACGAGATCGAGAGCGAGCAACCGGCTAGACTGGTCCCCGGTTGCAACCATGGTTTTCATGTCCATTGCGCTGACACCTGGCTCTCCAAGCACCCTCTTTGCCCCGTTTGCAGGACCAAGCTGGACCCTCAAATCTTCACTTCCCAAAGCCCTTGCTGA